A genomic region of Alligator mississippiensis isolate rAllMis1 chromosome 4, rAllMis1, whole genome shotgun sequence contains the following coding sequences:
- the LOC132250144 gene encoding uncharacterized protein LOC132250144 codes for MGFKLGSPGEGEDGGSHRTPNQKTPTRTAQSRQATSTRSTQVRDRGLDSPGIGGAVHTPSGGLKCLYTNAHSMENKQEELAFLLANTNPYIVELTETWWDPTHDWVVNIKGYWLYRQDRKGRKGGDVALYVKEQYTSSANSIRPEVGQTEVLWVRIQGGQEERDLTVGVYYRPPNQGEELDQEFSGQLANAVIMGDLNYLDICWEEQSARSDCSHRFLAELQNLHLTQEVHSPTRGNALLDLVLATGDDLLSRLQVRDHLGDSDHRLLEFTIQRRVSKACSKAADLDFRRADFNEVRRLVREALTSRRGRDLGVQDEWSFLKEMILQAQRVTIATQIKGSKSAQKPPWLTKSTQECLKAKKEAYTQWKGGAITKEDYTSIA; via the coding sequence atgggctttaaactaggttcaccaggggaaggggaagatggagggagccacagaacaccaaaccaaaagacacccacaagaacagcccagtcaAGACAGGCGacgagcacaagaagtacccaggtaagggACAGGGGCCtagatagtcctgggattggcGGGGCGGTGCACACcccctcaggaggccttaaatgcctctacactaatgctcatagtatggagaacaagcaggaggaacttgccttcCTGTTAGCTAACACCAACCCATACATAGTGgagctcactgaaacttggtgggatccaacgcatgactgggtggtaaacatcaagggctactgGCTGTATAGGCAGGatagaaaggggaggaaaggtggggatgTGGCGCtgtacgtcaaagagcaatacacgtcctcagcAAACAGCATCAGGCctgaggtagggcagactgaggtgctctgggtcagaatacaagggggtcaggaggaaagggacttaacggtgggtgtctactacaggccacccaaccagggggaagagctggaccaggaattctcaggtcagcttgcgaacgcggtcatcatgggggacctaaactacctggacatctgctgggaagagcagtcagccaggtctgactgctcacataggttcctagccgagttacagaacctccacctaacccaggaggtgcacagtcccactagggggaatgcattattggacctggtcctggccacaggtgacgacctGCTGAGTAGATTGCAGGTTCGCGACCACCTGGgggatagcgatcatcgcctgctggaattcaccatccagcgcagggtgtcaaaggcctgcagcaaggcagcagacctggacttcaggagggcggatttcaatgaggtaaggagactagtcagggaggcactgacgtccaggaggggaagggatttgggagtccaagatgagtggtcgttcctgaaggagatgatcctccaagctcaaagggtgaCAATCGCCACGCagatcaaagggagcaagagtgctcaaaagcccccatggctcaccaaaagcacccaggaatgtctcaaagccaaaaaggaggcatacacccaatggaagggaggggccatcaccaaggaggattatacctccattgcttga